cattttaatgcagtattttgctatcttatttttaaactcttaCGATGGTCTCAGGAGAGTGCACTGACCCTAGaactctgaaattattttttgactGTTCAGTATAACTTAAACTCCATATTTGACAAAAAGCATACACAATTTCCACTGCTCAGACAAGCTTTCCTGTGCAAtggggcaaaaaagaaaaaaaaaaaaaaaaatcagtatgcaAACTGTACTCTGTACCACAATCCCGCTGCATTCTGCTCCTAAACAAAAGCATTAAGTCCATCCACTTCCTACCCAGTTCAACCCcaaacatgaagaaataaaaaagaaacatgtttcCTGGGCAAAGGTGATGGCTAGGAAACACAGCACATGGAAAAAATCACCCCCTCATCTCTCAGACAGCTCAGGAGTTGGACAGCATGACAGAAGATCTGAAGTGTGACTTAGGAAAACTCTGCATTCCATCCTTTGCTCTCAGCAGAACTGCAGCATTAATGTTTCAAGCAAAAGCTGGATACATTACATAATAGCTGCTGAAGCactaataaataagaaaaaaggattCAGAGGTTCAGTTTATCTAGAAAATAGATTTTGCATTTAAACAGAGGCTCATTTTGCCCATAAAGCACTCAAGTTTCTGTTCACAAGCCCCACCCTGAGAACAGAACAACTTAATGGGCAGATCAAAACAGTCTATGCCAGACAGGATTCTATAAACATGAAAAAGTGAAACCTATTGACCAGCCACCCACAAACTAACTTCTCATCAGGGTAAAATACATCCTGGGAATCTAAAATACTACAGCCCATGAGCTAGTGCCAGTTATAGAAACAGTGACATCAAGGTTTTCCACACAACTCCCAACATCTCAACTTTGCAGGACAGACTAGATGCGACCACATATCTTTACCATGACAAATCCTCTGACAAGTTTTTTCCTCACTCCcgagagcaggaaaaaaaaatccccaaaccaccaCATTCTTCATGCAGAGGAAGATGTGCAATTCAGACAATGCCAAATATTTCTGCAGCCCACAAAGCTCAGTTGTTTGTATTAACAGAAAGAACCCCGATGTACTAATTTCACTCTTACTGTTGGTACAAATGAAGAAGTGTTCTTTATTGGCTCCTGTACAGGAACTGGAAATGGAGGTCACATTTTAGCAAGGTACTTAAAACAATCTGGTACAAACGTACCTATCTGTACAACAAAATTAATCTCTTCCCAGTTTTCAGTAGTCTTGTTAACATGTCAGTGCTGATTTCAAGTAGCGTATGTGTAACACTTTGCCAAGTTATTCTACTACTCGGGAGCGATACAAAGGCAGAAGGAAGTCACTGGTGAGACTCAGGAACTGCATGCAGCAAGAAATTCAGACATAACCACTTTCTCAATTGAGTGTGAAATTCCCAACTGGGTATTctactgcattttaaatgctaGTTTAGAGAGTAAAGCTAAAGCTTAAATGTTTTAGATGTTAAGGTCTCCACAACCCTTCCCATAGCAGAAAGGAAACAGTACTCCCTTCTACCATTAAAACCTTACCTGAAGACTCGTCTGTGGAGGGGGAACTCTCTTACACTACTTTTTTACAAGTTTTCCAAAACTCTTACTTTACAATAAGTAATGGGATCCCGAAGAGATACTTGACAATTCCACTGCTGATTgcaaaaagcaacaataaaattAAGTCTGGTAAACTATGACTTGCTGATACCATTAGCAAATATCTCAGAGGAATTACTTGTACAGAATTTCCTACCTATGCTACCACCACCTGAActagcagcagcaacagcagaaatCCTGTTGCAAATAACCGTTTTGTTcaaaagcagctgctgagcaccgccactgaaaacaaatatagtttaaaaaaaaaaaaaatcaacacgtATCTTTAAGCTGACAGCCTGCCTATCTGAGGCAACAGCCACTTTTTTAACCTGCTGCAGCACCCTGCGGCCTGGCCTCGCCCCAGTTCCCAGAGAGGGGTGACTGGGGTCGCCACGGGCGTGTCACGGGCTACGCTGCTCGCACCCCATGCCCACACCGAGGGCTCGGGAAGACCCCCGGGCTCGTGGGCACCCACCCCCGGCAGCACCCCCAGCGCTCCCACCACCCTCTCCGCGGGCCCGGCGGGCAGGTCCCTCCCGAGGGCGCTTTCCCGGCCGGTGCTCCGCGCCCGcgcagcggccccggcccgggccgaGGCCCGCCGTCCCCCCACCTCCTCGCTCTCTCCGCGGGAGCCGGCCGCCAGGCGGGAGACGCTCTCCAGAACCTCGCAGAACTGCTCCAGGCTGACGGCCTCGTCGCCGCGGCTGAGCCGCTCCTCCAGCCAGCGCACCAGCGTGCTGTGGTGCCGCGACACCAGCGACTCGGGCAGCGCCGCCTCCCGCAGCCGCGCCGTGGCTTCCCGCAGCCGGGCCTGGTCCAGCAGCACCtcggccgggggcagcggcggcgccgggctggcggcggcgccggACGAGAAGGGAGCGCCAGTCtggggcgcggcggccgccccctccATGCCTTCCTCggcgccctcctcctcctcctcgctgctgtGGCTCGCCGCCGTCCCCATGAGCCCCTCGGTGGCGCCGACGACTGCGAGCCGACGCTCGGCAGAGCCGCTTCTCCTTCCTcgtccggccgccgccgccccggctccgccCGGCCCGGCTTAGTCAGCAACTTCCCGGCCCGCCGCACCTGTCAGctcccggccggcggcggccgcgccaCACTGCCGCCAAGCGACACCCGGCGCCGCAAACCGCACCCCGCCCCGGGAAGGCACGGCGCCACGCGCGACACTCGCCGTAAAGCAGAGCCGTAGGAAGGATCGCGCGTGTGTGCGCGCGCCCCCTCCCGCACACGTACagggcggcggccgcgctgccgTCAGGCGCCGCCACGCTGCCGTGCGGCGAGGAAAGTGTCGTGAAGGGGTCGGGCGCGGTCGTGGTGTAGACACGTgccccgcccggcgcggcggcgcggccccatgcggcggggcgcggcggcggcggcgctgctgTGCCTGGGGGCCGCCTGCCTGCTGGGCCGCGGGTTCGATCCCCGCGCCTGGCTGCTGACGCCCCGCGGCCGCCTGCTGAGCGCTGCCGAGCTGGCTCGGtaccgcggggcggcgggcgagCCCGGCCTCTACCTCGCCGTGCTGGGCCGCGTCTTCGACGTGGAGCGTGGCCGCGGGCACTACGGCCCCGGCGGTGCCTACAGCGGCTTCGCAGGTACCTccagtggggcgggggggaggggacCTCCCTGCCTTTGGGCCTGGCTGGGGGCTTGGTGAGGCCAAGCAGGGCCTGGCCGTGGGGGCTCACCGCCTGCCCACCCCACAGGGAGAGATGCCACCAGAGCGTTTGCCACCGGGGACTTCACCCAGGcggggctggtggacgacgtctCGGCGCTGTCACCAGGAGAGATGCTCGCCATCCAGAGCTGGCTCTCCTTCTACAGCGACAACTACGACCCCGTGGGTAGGTGGTTCTGGCCACGGTGATCACACGCAAGGGAAACACGTGTGGAGTAGAGCGGGtattagactggctctgaggaaggatttctgtgcagaaggggctgttgggcgttggaatgggctgcccagggcagggggggagtccccgggatccctggaggggttgaagagttgggctgacccagcgctgagggatctggcggagttgggaacggtcagggtgaggttcatggttggactggaggagcttcaaggtcttttccaaccgagatgattctgtgactctgtgggTGGGGAAGGGCAGGCCCGCAGCACGGCCATGGATGCAGCGCTGTGTAGTGCCAGGCTTGGTCTGCGACACCTTGGTGAGGGGCTTTCACCTGTGCTGAGGTGGCTGCTGGGGACCAGCATACTGTAACCTGCAAGCTGGAGGGCTGCTGAATCAGACCTAGTTTGGTCTCCACTCTCCTCTCTCCTCTAAGGCAAAGCTTAAGAGTTTTTCTGCCCTGGACTGTGAGATGCAGCTCTCTGCCCTGCTTTTACTTGTCTCTGCTGAGCAAAAGACATGGAGTCAGTGCTGCAAGTACTGAAATTAGCAGGACTCTGGAGACAGTAGGACCAGCAGTGCAAGGAAACTATTTTTGTGAATGAGGTGCTTGGGTGGGAAAGACTTCTGGGTTCTGCGGCTGAAAGTGGCATTGACTTTCTGATCTTTAATGAGTCTGTGCCTAAGCTTGTCCTGTGTGGATTTATTAATATGGGTAAATTGCTGTGTAATCCAAGAATGGAAGGGATGTAAACTCAGTTAAGTTTTAAAATTGCACCATGGTGGGAtcctcctttttctgtctttaaataacaaattaaaaaaaacccaaacaaagtaAGAATTATTCATTTTCCTTGCCTGGAAACACTGCAGTCTTAATTGTTCTCCTTTCCCAGGAAAGCTGGTGGGCAGATTCTATGATGAAAACGGGGCACCAACAGAAGCCTTGAGGGAGGCTGAGGCTGCGATTGAGGAAGCTCAGAAGCTCCGAGCAGAAAGTGAGCAAAGGAAGCAGCAGTTTCCACCCTGCAACTCTGAATGGAGCTCTGCTAAGGGCAGCCGATTCTGGTGCTCCAGACAGAGGTAAACGGCCTTCCCACCGTCATGCTTGGACCCTTTGTAGTGGAGCAATTTCTGCCCTTTTTTTGGATGCCCTGAGCTTTGTCATTGCCTCTCCTAACAGGAGTGGTGTAGGAAGATGTCCTGGCTCCTGCAGTCACCGTGCTCCATGGTCTGTAGGTCAGGTCTGCTGACTCCTCTGCAGAAGGGTGTAGGTTGGTCCTAACGTGCCAGGCGCTGGGATGTGCCAGGCACGGTCCCTTCCCCGTCTGCCTTCCTCAGGCTGTGCTTTCTGACAGAGGCAGAGCCAACCTGCAGGGAGCAGCTCTCTGTGCCTGGTTGGGCGGCTGCTGCTGTGTGAACCAGTCACTAGATTTTCCCTGCCAGTAACAGCAACTGCTGATAGCCTCCACCCAGGCTGGACTTGCCCAGAGGTGTAGGTTGGACTAGTAAAAATGTTCTCCAGTGTGAGGTAGTGGAGGGGACCTCTGCTCCCTGACCCAGTGAGCgggtaaaagaaaaataaactttcatCCTGATCACTGGTACTTTTAGGAATTTTATTTCCGAAGCAAAAGCTCTTCTGTCACACTGGAATCAAAATCAGGTTTCAGAATTTGCCACATTGCACGTGATCCTCCTGTTCTCAGGAAAACAGGACAGAAATCCCACTAGGACCATCTGCTGCATTTGATCAGGTTTTCTCACCTGTCAGGAATGCAAGGATTACCTGATGTTTTTCAAACAGTTTCACAGCCTGTCTCACAGGCTACTGCCACAACAGTTTTTActtaaaaccacataaaaatgagGTTGAGCTTCAAATAGTCATTTCCTACTTGGCCTGTTTAGTTGTATTCCTCTCACAGTTTAGGAACTATTTTGTTTTAAGATTAAATCATTTCACAGACCACACTGCAAAATGCTTAGTCTTCCTTTCCGTACACCAGCAGTACTGCCTACCTTGGGGGATCCGCTTCGACATGTGAACGAGCTTGGGTGTGGCCTTGGGACTGGGTGTTTTAAGTCTCTTGTATAAGAGTTTACAGTCTTAAAAGATGGAGTAGTTAGGGGAAcaggcaggatttggcccataaAGAGACACTATGAAGTAGCTGCAGAAGAAATtgagcctttttttattttttcttttgcccTAGTTCTTAAAATCACTGTTCAGTCACGGCACAGAAGGCGGTGTGTGGTTATCTGTGAGTGATTAGCTACCCCCAAAAAAGGCATTTTGCCATTAGACACACTGTGCTACACAAGGCTATGATTCCTTTTCCAGCAATAGAAACGTGGGAAGCAGAAGTTGATTGCTCCCAGAAGGGTGAGAGCATGTAGCAGCACTGATGAAACCAAGTTCAGGCCACAGGTTTTTGAAGCACAGCCAATAAGAAGGTATCAGAAAGCTGTGGGATGTTGGCTGTTGGGAGCAAAGTCTACCCCAGTGAGTGTATTGTTCTACCTCTCCCGGATTGTTTTTTTATCTAATGACTCTCAGTTTGCTGGAAGCATTTTCACGGGTTTgaattgtaatttattttcattttccattcttaGTGGGGGAGTGAACAGAGACTGGACTGGAGTCCCTCGGAAGCTGTACCGCCCTGGTTCAAGGGGgagtggctgtgtgtgtgtgaggactGCTGGTCCCCCGTGGGGCCAGCCAGACTCCACCGAGCACAGCGACAGAGGCGACCTGGATAACCCTCACCTGGAGGAGTACGACGGCTGCCCTCCGCTGGCCGAGCAGTGTGTCCTAACGGCGCCGTGACCCCGCATCGGAGCCCCACAGCAAAACGTTTCCCTTTGGGTGGGCAGCTCCAGCTGCATTCCCTTCCACCTGCCTGTGCAAAGGGAGCAATAACAGTTTCATGGGTTTTGTGACTCTCTTAATACAGGGAGATGAGAGGAGGAGAAAACACTTTAGCCAAGTTAGTGGCTAAAAAAATCAGCAATGGGATACTTTCTTACTGCTTTATTCCCATGGTATTTTTCCATCTGGCAACAAACTGTAAGATGCACAGCCTGAATTATGTTTAAAAGCCAATTTCTTGTGCTGTCAGGAAATAGCTGCTTGTGTGTAGAACGGCAGGTACAGTGTGCTGTGTTTAAGGCAGTGagtgcaagagctgctgcagtatCACTGACCCCGGTTTATGCACAGTCCTCCAGTCGCTTCAACTCTGCCTGCTGCACTGTAGTGCTAATGCTCCTTCTCAGTCACCTGATGTACTCCAAAGAGTTTAAAGGTTAGCAGGGAGAAGCATGAATTTCTCCTATAATTAAGGTGTGTAGTATCTAGGAACTTGTGCAGTTTAGTTAAACACAGGCTTTATCAAAATCTTCATGTACAGAAGGCAAAGGTCAGAGCTGTATTTCTTCATGTAGTGTTTGTATTGGATACTGTGCAAAGAAGATAGTAGAAACCACCTATGACGATCATTGTTTTATATTAACCTCACCATCCTGGTCCCCTGAGTCACTACTTTTAAACTACTGAGATGAGGAATTGCTGGTTTTAAGTAGGCAGTAACAGAAGCTATGTTGACCATCCTGCTGTAATTCACCATTTCCGTTCTGGTGTGTGACTTCCTCCCATCCAGTGTGTGCCCATCAGGCTGTAACTTGAGGCTGGATGTTCCCTCACCAGGCCCAGCTCCCTTAAAATCTCCATCTGGTTTATTACAGCCGGTGACATTCAGTAACGAGTGACTCCCAGAGAGCAGGGCAAGCTACTACCCTtttgtgggaggctgaaaaggagaAGGGAATACCTAAGTGCTAGAAACACTGGGCTGCAGGGAAGCAGTTGCTGTTTTTCATAGAATCTACTGTTAGAATCAGTGTCCGGTGTAGTTGCAGCTTTGGGACTGACACCTGGATTACAGAGtgtacagcagcagcacaggtatGTTCAGTTCTTAAGGCAGCTGCCACCTGTTTTGAGCTAGTTCTGAGCTTCCACCACCTCTAAAGAAGGTCCCACACATCTAAGCAATTAGTAAGATTACAGGAGCAAGTGATCACTTCATTGCAGCAGCAGGACATACCACAGCCCTTTCACCTCAGATCAGACCAGGCTGTAGCTGCCGTGGATGGGAGCCACGGGGCAATTTAAACATTTACAGCATTGTTGTaataaatgtggggtttttttccacatggttctgtgtttcttttccagaatcATCTTGAAGAAAAGCCCTCCAAGACCCTTCCAGGCAGATGTACCAGCTCTTAGGAGCCCACAGGGAAAGTGTGTGTGTAGCCACGTGGCAGCAGAGCCTCACACAGTGCTGAGGCCCCAGTCACACTTCTAGAACTGAAGCTCAGCCCCTGGGCTTGTGGCATCTTTGGGCATGTTTCACAGAACAGGTAAAGCTGTGTAAAATCTGCAGGCAAGAGCTGCAAAGCAGTGCTTTCTTGTCTCCACAACTTAGTGGGCATTTGCTGTTGGACACCTCTTTAACAAGAACTTGCCTTTAAAGGTCAAACCATCCCCAGGAATGGGTCTTTACAACTTGTAGCAAATTTCAGATTATTAAATACTGTAAAAAGCAGTTTATAAGGGCAAGTCAATGTCACAAGTTGAGAGTCCTAGTGAAGGTGTATCAGCTACATAACTTCTAAGCAAGCTTCATTTTACTGTAATGCTCAAGCACTCTGGGAGTAGTGCTGAAATACAGAGGGGATGGTTTTGATCTTAAGTGTTAAATGGAAGGAGGGCAAGATGGGACAGTGTTGCTTTAAGTTAGAAGTTGGTTGAAGCCATTTCACAGCTTATTCCTCAGTTTAGTGTTTGGAACCAGTCTAGGTGGGGGAAGTTTGTCTTGCCCTAGGAATAAGTCATCTATTAAACGAGGAGACTCCCTTCCTGACCTGAAGTGCTCCAAGATTATCTTGTTTCTACTCTAATTCAAAAGCTCACCTGGATTCTCCCATGGTAGAAGAGGGTGGGAAGAAAATAGTGATAGTTACACAAGGAGTAAGTAAAGAGAGTGCTCTAATGAAGCTCACCATTCACTCATACTTTAGtaagttttattaataaaagactAATGCATCTGAGCTGAGAACCAGTTTACTCTATGAACCAGCTCTGGCCTGTAGGAAGTTCAGATTGTTCCATAAGAATGATTACAGATAAGTTTAGTATAAGGCATTCGAGATGACTACATGGTACAAACTAGAACACCAGACCTTGTCAGCCAAAACAACAGTTGTAGCAGTTCCACAACATTAAAATGAGTACCTGGAATAATTTCAGAACAAATAAAGTTGTCAGGCCCAGTTGAATGTTATATCCCTAGTGTTCCTCGTGGCTTGTAAAGGAGCTTGCAGCGGGGCAGCCATCTATAGAAAATACTTTCTTAACAAGGTTTCCACCTCACAATGCATTATCTAGTTATGCATTTTATTACAAGTAGAATAATTACACAACAAAGTAATGCATattggaaaaatacatttttacaatgACTCCAGACAAACGGTGCAGAAAAATGCCATTGTTCTAAGACTTCCTTTTCTATTTCAGAGGGTATTAGAAGGTTCAGAGTTATTTTTGTCACTCGTACAAGCTTTGATTTTTCTAGAGATTAATTTCCTGCAGTACCCAACTCTACTGGTTACAGGAAGAAGAGGACTTGCCTATTAACATTTGATCTACAAAGAGTCCAGCCCTGGCCTCCTGTACTGTTACATGTTAATTCATAAGCACTAGGTGAGAAGCTGTACAAGTCAGCACGGGAAGTCATTAAGGCATCTGTCAGCTTTCAGCCAGCAACTTGCTATGCTGTTAGTACCTTCAACACCAACATCCTCACTCCACTTAGTGGTGTGAAACAGTGACTACACCTTTTTCAGATACACAGATTAGAACTTAAGCCAGACCACATTTTGTGCTTGTGTAAGTGCTGCATGACTGCAATCAAAAGGAATCCAGTCTCAGAACAAAAAAGCTACAGTATGAACCACCACAGACTTCCCATGCAGCCCTGTTGAAGTGCCTGAAGCCTGGTTTGACAGGGACAGAAGTTTGTTTTCTATTTACCCTTTTGTTCAGTGCTTGGCAGACTTGATTCTCAAGTTAATAGATACCACTTAAAGACAGCAGGGGTAGGaggggtggggtttttggtcACAACTGTAGTATGCTACAAAAAGGAAGAGTAGTTGTTTATAGTGTTAGAAATGTGTTGACCACTACTACGTTACCAAGTGCCTCCATTCACATCTATACCCTGCAGTGGAGCATTGCCAGCAAAACTCCCCCCAAAAATCTCAGGGGTCTGAGAGTTCAGACCAATACTAGGCAGAGTGCACAAAGGATTGAGCACCACCAGCTGCCTGGTGGGGTCAACCTCTTCAGTTGAGCTAGAGCTAACGTGGATTTTGGTTCAAGTTGTGAGCTTTTGCCCTTGAATTCTGGCAGAAAGCTATTTAGAGTTGGCTGGAAGGAAATCTCAAAGGCACTTCAAAATGATCAAATTCACTGAATGTAGTTGCTTTAAATTTAATGAACACTTCAGGCTGTACATTAGTTTATCAATAaccttaattttcctttctgactTCAGTAAGAAAGCTGGTACAGTATTTGCTGTAAACAGCAAGTGAGGAGCATTACAGTGGTTTCCCAGATCCTTCCCAGAGTTTCAGGTAGTTTTGCTACTTTTAAAAACAGCAACTAGCCAGCCTTAAACTTGCCATTCAGTTAAGCTGAATTTTCACAAGATCTACGTTTTTCGTCATTTAAAAGCTTGCTTATTCTGTTAGAACTGAGCTCCTGTTCCCTTGCCCCTTCCATCAGAGAAGTCACTGAAAAAAGCAAAGTTTAAATGCTTTAGCAATTACATGTCATGCAGTTTTCCAATTAAGTTGAAGCCCATAGGCTGTGGCCTTGGAAGGACACTCCTCTACCGCTATCTTTCAGTATTGGGAGCACACACTTACCACTCCACAGCTCTGCAGCTCCAAACCAAGAAGTCAGTCAGCATGTTATCATGGGATACAATACAGTCAAGACTTCTTTCACCAAATGCACTGTCTCTCCATTGTTATCTTTCACTGCTAGAGACTTGCAGGCAGTGATACCCTGAAACATCAGAAAGCAATGGACTAGAAGTACAATGTTTTCCATCATCTATTTcactcaaaaccccccaaactctAAGTTGAAGTTAAATGCTTTGGATACCAGTATTTTCCATCTCATTCATCTAGAATACTATGCCAGAGATGTACCATTTGTATTGGTAACTGTTACACAGACCAGTTGTGCTACCCAGGGCATTTTGTTGGAACATGATAGCAGCAGACATTAAACAGTGAAGCAAATTTGTATTATCGTTCATCATTCTTCTCTAGTGTTACAAGGGTGAGATTCCAGTTATATATGTATTGGAAGATCAAAGTGCAGATCAAGTGAGACTTGATGTGAAATTCATCGTGCAAATATCAGCAATTACACCCCTTTCCATCCTTTTCTTGTACAAGTCTGAGACAAACCTCAAGCAAGTCTCCCATAAAAGCAGCGGTCTGGTTTATCATCTCATCTTACTCTTTAAGACTGACAAGCCACTACTCCAAGTGTGTCACCAACTTGTCCATATTGTACACTGGAGATAACAGTCATTAGGTAAATGCACAACAGTTCATGGAGATGAGGAATGCTGAGCTGAGTCTAAACTAGGTTCATCTCTTGGGATGAAAACAGCCATACCATGGCATGTAGTTTTGCTTAAGTACACATTTTTTCCTGACTGAAGCCTTTGCCCACCAAATCATAACCCTGTCTATCAGCAAAGTACTTTCCTGTTTACCTAGACAACGTGGTGTTGGATTTTTACAGATTCAGCATGTTTAAGAGAGCACGACCAGCCTGGATTAAAACACTGCATCTTAATCCAAGTGCCTGGCATCACACCGCCAGTTCAGAATCCTTCCTTCAGGGCCAGAGGCTTAATGTTAATAGGAAGCCTCCAAATACACTCCCACTCACCAGCAATCCAGCTGAAAAGAGACCCAAGTTTCATGTCTAGAGGGGCAGCACATTCTACATGGGTAGGATTACAGACTCTCCTGCAGCAGTTAACCAGGGTCTTTAAACCAAAGGAAAGTGCTACTCTCCCTCGTGGGATTCATAATGCACTTCAGCATTTATTGCTGTATTGTGAGTTAGACTACTTAACCAGTTTTAGTGTTTCTCGATTTAGCATATGCTTAGGCCTTTCAGCACACTTATGTTCATTTATACCAGTTTCATGAATGGGAAGGACTAGCAATGTAAATACAAAAGTGCAACAAAGTAGACTGACAGCTCTAGCAGGTACAAGCAAGAGTATTTACCAGCTAAAACAATCCTGCACCTCTCTTGAACATGCTAAAGCTAATGAGACATTTACTGAGGAGGTATCAAGATGTGGATCTGCAATTCTGACTGCTTTGCATCAGATGTTGTAAAGCTTTCTGTTGTAAGGCCACAATTCTTGAGCTATGCTTACAACTACCCCCATTTTTGAAGAGTTTCTTGAAATGAACAGTGGTTGCAACAGCTCAGTCTAGCTTCACAAGAAGTCTTCTCTAGAGAAAGGGAACATATATCTTTAAGACAAAGCAAAGATAGATACCTGGTTACCCTGAAACTTAATGCCATCTCTACTAAGCAGCCTGAAAGCCACAGGACTTAATAGAGTTGCTCAGTGCAAAGCACCATGTCAAGGACAGACCTGTTTTATGTTGATTCAAACATCGGCCTAACAATTTTAGCTTCCATACCGCACTGCAACTAGAAGAGGGTCTAAATTCTTTTGTCACTTGGTTTCAACGATCCACTTGAATTCCTAGTGAAGTCTATCACAGCCCAATACATTTACAGTCATACAAAGTCATTTATACCGGAATATATCATAACAGGGTCCTTAATTAGTTCAGTCTATTGCAGAAGACATGTATAGGCCTCCTCTTCCCTATCCAGAGGGCTTGTAAGCAGAGCTGCTGTCAGGAGAACTGACTGGGAATCCCTTCACTTCCACAGCATACTAGGAGACTCCTCCCAGAGTCAGGACATCAAAGCAGATGTTGCAAACTCGAACTGGCTTGTTCAGATCAAATTTTATGATAGGAATCTCCTTTGTTGAGCACTTATGGCAGAGCAGGCGTCCACAGTGTCGGCTGTTGGTAGAAGAGAGGTGGGAGAAAAGCGAACATAGTGAACACCAGGGTTTTACTGCTTGATATTATTTTGCCAATGATAGTATCACTAAAAGGTACATTAGCAATTGAAATGCTACATTTTTCTTGTACCTTCTGATATCTCTCATGTAATAATTGAATACTAATGCCAAAAAACACATGCTGCTTCTATACTAGTCAGTCACCTTGTACTACTTCAACTGATGCATGTGTAGTTTCTC
Above is a genomic segment from Athene noctua chromosome 19, bAthNoc1.hap1.1, whole genome shotgun sequence containing:
- the CYB5D2 gene encoding neuferricin; translation: MRRGAAAAALLCLGAACLLGRGFDPRAWLLTPRGRLLSAAELARYRGAAGEPGLYLAVLGRVFDVERGRGHYGPGGAYSGFAGRDATRAFATGDFTQAGLVDDVSALSPGEMLAIQSWLSFYSDNYDPVGKLVGRFYDENGAPTEALREAEAAIEEAQKLRAESEQRKQQFPPCNSEWSSAKGSRFWCSRQSGGVNRDWTGVPRKLYRPGSRGSGCVCVRTAGPPWGQPDSTEHSDRGDLDNPHLEEYDGCPPLAEQCVLTAP